A window of Ranitomeya variabilis isolate aRanVar5 chromosome 2, aRanVar5.hap1, whole genome shotgun sequence contains these coding sequences:
- the LOC143804758 gene encoding uncharacterized protein LOC143804758, producing the protein MTGSTHKMAVFAVVSVQQTHSLRQQQQERRRQRKRLWVHPLVAERPQKGHFYVLYNDLRKYPEKFISFCRLPIPAFDRLLAIVSPHLTLHDTFMRKAISAEERLLITLRFLATGESYTSLHLQFRVGKSTICKIVRCTCTVIGRSCSPW; encoded by the exons ATGACAGGCAGCACACACAAGATGGCGGTCTTCGCTGTAGTCAGTGTCCAACAGACACACTCACTA aggcagcagcagcaggagagaaGACGTCAACGGAAAAGACTCTGGGTGCACCCGCTTGTCGCCGAACGTCCACAAAAGGGCCACTTTTATGTCCTTTACAATGATTTGAGGAA aTACCCTGAAAAGTTCATATCATTCTGCCGTCTACCCATCCCGGCGTTTGACCGACTTCTGGCCATAGTTTCGCCCCATCTCACGCTGCATGACACTTTTATGAGgaaggccatctctgctgaggaaaggctgctcatcaccttgcg atttttggccacaggagagagctatacatccctgcacctccaatttagggttggtaaatccaccatctgtaaaattgtgaggtgcacatgtaccgtcattggcagaagttgcagcccatggtga